One genomic window of Polyangium aurulentum includes the following:
- a CDS encoding HD domain-containing protein — MILRDPVHGLVAFESEEDAIVPRLLAAREVQRLRRIRQLGLTSLAYPGAEHTRFAHAIGAAHVMKLLLVRLRQIDGELPFWQRVTSERARDAIAAAFLHDVGHGPLSHLFEAAMPGASPHEDWTARILLDPSSEVNRILVEDDPNLPRRVADLIDGKHELPYLARAVSGTFDVDRCDYLLRDAHATGVRYGDYDLPWLLRSLRFGETSGPPGHSAPSLAIDGQKGVVAIESFLLARYFMFQQVYFHKATRAAEWMIGAILRRALALVADGARLPALPKAMASAAAGDVPALGDYLELDDQVLLGALHAWEEAKDPILADLCRRLHARALFKTLELLPEPGAPGAPLPEGAFAGLDEGAQKTALETARGIASEAGLDPDVYVGLDVATDTPYAEDDSLVVILPKGRPRRPSEVSFLLDRLRNETLTRCRLIFAPELRERMREAFIH; from the coding sequence GTGATTCTGCGTGACCCCGTGCATGGCCTCGTGGCGTTCGAGAGCGAGGAGGACGCGATCGTGCCGCGCCTGCTTGCCGCGCGCGAGGTGCAGCGGCTGCGGCGCATCCGGCAGCTCGGGCTGACCTCGCTCGCGTACCCGGGCGCAGAGCACACGCGCTTCGCCCACGCGATCGGCGCCGCGCACGTGATGAAGCTCCTGCTCGTACGCCTGCGCCAGATCGACGGCGAGCTGCCCTTCTGGCAGCGCGTCACCAGCGAGCGCGCCCGAGACGCCATCGCCGCCGCCTTCCTGCACGACGTCGGGCACGGGCCCTTGTCGCACCTGTTCGAGGCCGCCATGCCCGGCGCCTCCCCGCACGAGGACTGGACCGCGCGAATCCTTTTGGATCCGTCCTCCGAGGTGAACCGTATCCTCGTCGAAGACGATCCGAACCTGCCCCGCCGCGTCGCCGACCTCATCGACGGCAAGCACGAGCTGCCCTACCTCGCCCGCGCCGTGAGCGGGACCTTCGACGTCGACCGCTGCGACTACCTCCTGCGCGACGCCCACGCGACGGGCGTGCGCTACGGCGACTACGATCTGCCCTGGCTCTTGCGCAGCCTGCGCTTCGGCGAGACGAGCGGCCCGCCCGGCCACTCGGCCCCCTCGCTCGCGATCGACGGTCAAAAGGGCGTGGTCGCGATCGAGTCCTTCCTGCTCGCGCGCTACTTCATGTTCCAGCAGGTCTACTTCCACAAAGCCACCCGCGCGGCCGAGTGGATGATCGGCGCCATCCTGCGCCGCGCGCTCGCGCTCGTCGCGGACGGAGCGCGACTGCCCGCGCTGCCAAAGGCGATGGCCTCCGCCGCCGCCGGCGACGTGCCCGCGCTCGGCGATTACCTCGAGCTCGACGATCAGGTGCTCCTCGGCGCCCTGCACGCGTGGGAGGAGGCGAAAGACCCGATCCTCGCCGACCTGTGCCGCAGGCTGCACGCGCGGGCGCTGTTCAAGACCCTCGAGCTTCTGCCCGAGCCCGGCGCCCCCGGCGCTCCCCTGCCCGAGGGCGCCTTCGCCGGGCTCGACGAGGGCGCGCAGAAGACCGCGCTCGAGACCGCGCGCGGCATCGCCTCCGAGGCGGGCCTCGACCCCGATGTGTACGTCGGGCTCGACGTCGCGACGGACACCCCTTATGCCGAGGACGACTCGCTCGTCGTCATCTTGCCGAAAGGCAGGCCCCGCAGGCCCTCGGAGGTGTCCTTCTTGCTCGACAGGCTGCGCAACGAGACCCTCACCCGATGCAGGCTGATCTTCGCGCCCGAGCTGCGCGAACGGATGCGCGAGGCGTTCATCCATTGA
- a CDS encoding glycerate kinase: MNEEAERLRSALVGAFLGALGDLDPGRLVERALPPSPPEGARVRLVAAGKAALAMTRGALARWGDRIEASLVITTDGAPFDAAAFDEARVTVLRASHPLPDERSVRAAEAALAHVGGLGPEDVVLALISGGASALLSLPPPGMSLEDKRRVVRTLLEGGAPIRDVNLVRRRLSRIKGGRLALAAAPASVKTLVVSDVVDGAPHDVGSGPSVPDPTPLEEARAALVRYAPALVEEGVGDRLDPTPDPRSFPVRTEATILAGPEDFGRAVAARLEALGFSVEVRAPEGGDAAAVAARRAEQARSLAPGHALVIPCEPTVVLPAQRGRGGRAGWVALRAMRDLPPDAALLCGASDGADGDGGTAGAAVTRGHAEGADPRLLDEALAIFDDARAHRALGTAIDAGPTGHNLTDVHVIARAR, translated from the coding sequence ATGAACGAGGAGGCCGAGCGGCTCCGAAGCGCGCTCGTCGGCGCGTTTCTCGGCGCGCTCGGAGACCTCGATCCAGGGCGGCTCGTCGAGCGCGCGCTGCCTCCTTCACCGCCCGAGGGCGCTCGTGTGCGGCTCGTCGCCGCAGGCAAGGCCGCGCTCGCCATGACGCGAGGAGCGCTCGCGCGGTGGGGCGATCGGATCGAAGCCTCGCTCGTGATCACGACCGATGGCGCCCCGTTCGATGCGGCGGCGTTCGATGAAGCGCGCGTCACGGTGCTCCGCGCATCGCACCCGCTGCCGGATGAACGAAGTGTGCGCGCAGCGGAGGCGGCGCTCGCACATGTGGGTGGGCTCGGACCCGAGGACGTGGTCCTCGCGCTGATCTCTGGAGGCGCGTCGGCGCTGCTCTCGCTTCCGCCCCCGGGAATGAGCCTCGAAGACAAGCGGCGCGTCGTGCGCACGCTGCTCGAGGGCGGCGCGCCGATCCGTGACGTGAACCTCGTGCGCCGGCGCCTGTCGCGCATCAAAGGCGGCCGCCTCGCGCTCGCCGCAGCGCCCGCCTCCGTGAAGACGCTCGTCGTGAGCGACGTCGTGGACGGTGCGCCGCACGACGTGGGCTCGGGGCCGTCGGTCCCGGATCCGACGCCCCTCGAGGAGGCGCGCGCAGCGCTCGTGCGGTACGCGCCTGCGCTCGTGGAGGAAGGCGTTGGCGATCGCCTGGACCCAACGCCCGATCCGCGGAGCTTTCCGGTGCGGACCGAGGCGACGATCCTCGCCGGTCCCGAAGATTTCGGTCGCGCCGTGGCCGCGCGGCTCGAGGCGCTCGGATTTTCCGTCGAGGTCCGTGCTCCCGAAGGAGGCGACGCCGCAGCCGTCGCAGCGCGCCGCGCCGAACAAGCGCGCTCGCTCGCGCCGGGCCACGCGCTCGTGATCCCGTGCGAGCCGACGGTCGTGCTGCCCGCGCAGCGCGGGCGAGGCGGACGCGCGGGGTGGGTAGCGCTGCGAGCGATGCGTGATCTGCCGCCCGACGCGGCTCTGCTCTGCGGCGCCTCGGACGGCGCGGACGGCGATGGGGGCACGGCAGGAGCCGCCGTGACGCGAGGACATGCCGAGGGCGCAGATCCACGCCTCCTCGACGAAGCGCTCGCGATCTTCGACGACGCGAGGGCTCACCGCGCGCTGGGCACCGCGATCGACGCGGGCCCGACGGGCCACAACCTCACGGACGTGCACGTGATAGCGCGCGCGCGCTGA
- a CDS encoding ExbD/TolR family protein: MGHDKPPSKHHNPHAHVIHQPGRRLLHHVPLHFVWNKVAGHGRKNGNAALNLVSFIDFLITTVIFLLMSFSASGEVTVDKNVKLPKAENVEDIIDAPMVAVNGNQILVDGNLAGSTRAIEELGRMQKIDELFNLLKNKRELWKQVQPNKPFPGVCILQVDSNVPALVVKSVFQTAAFAGYPNVSFMVAKLPKGG, from the coding sequence ATGGGCCACGACAAACCGCCGTCAAAGCATCACAATCCGCACGCCCACGTCATCCATCAGCCTGGGCGCCGCCTGCTGCACCATGTGCCGCTCCATTTCGTGTGGAACAAGGTCGCGGGGCATGGCCGCAAGAACGGCAACGCTGCGCTGAACCTGGTGAGCTTCATCGACTTCTTGATCACGACCGTCATCTTCTTGCTGATGTCCTTCTCGGCATCCGGTGAGGTCACGGTCGACAAGAACGTCAAGCTGCCGAAGGCCGAGAACGTCGAGGACATCATCGACGCGCCCATGGTCGCCGTGAACGGCAACCAGATCCTCGTCGACGGCAACCTCGCCGGCTCGACGCGCGCGATCGAGGAGCTCGGCCGCATGCAGAAGATCGACGAGCTCTTCAACCTCCTGAAGAACAAGCGCGAGCTCTGGAAGCAGGTGCAGCCGAACAAGCCGTTCCCCGGCGTCTGCATCCTCCAGGTCGACTCGAACGTGCCGGCCCTCGTGGTCAAGAGCGTCTTCCAGACGGCTGCGTTCGCGGGTTACCCGAACGTCAGCTTCATGGTCGCCAAGCTCCCCAAGGGCGGCTGA
- a CDS encoding biopolymer transporter ExbD has product MGGVDVGGDGKKKSTNADINMVPFIDLLMCTIAFLLITAVWVTNSRMNADAQVPGPPNPEKELTPQTPEKVLNLHVNESDFALVWKQGATVVSEVRVPKNTQEGAPVLRYPELAKKIEQEWQTNGSHRDPSDKKLDQAIMHTDNRTPFKEVIAVLDALYATKRDVKLPEGQKNLPVFNMTFSVR; this is encoded by the coding sequence ATGGGTGGCGTCGACGTTGGTGGCGATGGCAAAAAGAAGTCGACGAACGCGGACATCAACATGGTCCCGTTCATCGACCTGCTGATGTGCACGATCGCATTTCTTTTGATCACCGCGGTGTGGGTCACGAACTCCCGCATGAACGCGGATGCGCAGGTCCCCGGGCCGCCGAACCCGGAGAAGGAGCTGACGCCGCAGACCCCCGAGAAGGTGCTGAACCTCCACGTGAACGAGAGCGATTTCGCGCTCGTGTGGAAGCAGGGCGCCACGGTGGTCAGCGAGGTGCGCGTTCCGAAGAACACGCAGGAGGGCGCGCCGGTCCTGCGTTATCCGGAGCTGGCCAAGAAGATCGAGCAGGAGTGGCAGACGAACGGCAGCCACCGCGATCCGAGCGACAAGAAGCTCGATCAGGCCATCATGCACACCGACAATCGGACTCCGTTCAAGGAGGTCATCGCGGTGCTCGACGCGCTCTACGCGACGAAGCGCGATGTGAAGCTGCCCGAGGGGCAGAAGAACCTCCCCGTTTTCAACATGACCTTCTCCGTGCGCTGA
- a CDS encoding MotA/TolQ/ExbB proton channel family protein — MHAMYEHFKEGGWGMWPILFWSIMTIGIIVERSIYLFGASINKDVFLATMQKCILAGDVAKAVKMCSAANAPLARIVQAGLVKVNRPDEEVQAAMDEAALRELPRLSKNTPYLALLANLAMLSGLLGTVTGLIIAFGSVSGESIDPSQKARVLAQGISEAMNCTAFGLGVAIIGLIGFAILNGKTQHLEDDINEASVMVLNLVVANRQKVNVAAVGQAAA, encoded by the coding sequence ATGCACGCAATGTACGAGCACTTCAAAGAGGGTGGATGGGGCATGTGGCCCATCCTGTTCTGGTCGATCATGACGATCGGCATCATCGTGGAGCGCTCCATCTATCTGTTCGGCGCGTCGATCAACAAGGACGTCTTCCTCGCCACGATGCAGAAGTGCATCCTCGCGGGTGACGTCGCCAAGGCCGTGAAGATGTGCTCCGCGGCGAACGCGCCGCTCGCCCGCATCGTGCAGGCGGGGCTCGTGAAGGTGAACCGTCCGGACGAGGAGGTTCAGGCGGCGATGGACGAGGCTGCTCTCCGCGAGCTGCCGCGCCTCAGCAAGAACACGCCCTACCTCGCGCTTCTCGCGAACCTCGCGATGCTCTCGGGCCTTCTCGGCACGGTGACGGGTCTCATCATCGCCTTCGGCTCCGTGTCGGGCGAGTCGATCGATCCGAGCCAGAAGGCGCGCGTTCTCGCGCAGGGCATCTCCGAGGCCATGAACTGCACGGCGTTCGGCCTGGGCGTCGCGATCATCGGCCTCATCGGCTTCGCGATCCTCAACGGCAAGACGCAGCACCTCGAGGACGACATCAACGAGGCGTCGGTCATGGTGCTGAACCTCGTCGTCGCGAATCGCCAGAAGGTGAACGTCGCGGCTGTCGGCCAGGCTGCTGCCTGA
- a CDS encoding MotA/TolQ/ExbB proton channel family protein has translation MWTAIKENPTFLMLNLVVSAIVVTIIIERAYFQLDRYRVNSKEFFAQIKKLVVAGNIDRAIKLCDAGDYPVLQLVKAGLTHANKGPDEIDAALSEKLGDLKPAVEKRVGALWSLANIATLIGLIGTVSGLIRTFASIAAPGLSQAVKQQMLSNGISEAMYNTAFGLGIAVVCMIAHVLLHTRSKNIQHDLDSTTERVFNLLTISKPSY, from the coding sequence ATGTGGACGGCCATCAAGGAGAACCCCACGTTCTTGATGCTGAACCTGGTGGTCTCCGCCATCGTCGTCACCATCATCATCGAACGGGCGTACTTCCAGCTCGACCGCTACCGCGTCAACTCCAAGGAGTTCTTCGCGCAGATCAAGAAGCTCGTCGTCGCCGGCAACATCGACCGCGCCATCAAGCTCTGCGACGCAGGCGACTACCCCGTCCTGCAGCTCGTCAAAGCCGGCCTCACCCACGCCAACAAAGGCCCCGACGAGATCGACGCCGCCCTCAGCGAGAAGCTCGGCGACCTCAAGCCCGCCGTCGAAAAGCGCGTCGGCGCCCTCTGGTCCCTCGCGAACATCGCCACCCTCATCGGCCTCATCGGCACCGTCAGCGGCCTGATCCGCACCTTCGCCTCCATCGCCGCACCCGGCCTCTCCCAGGCCGTCAAGCAGCAGATGCTCTCCAACGGCATCTCCGAGGCCATGTACAACACCGCCTTCGGCCTCGGTATCGCCGTCGTGTGCATGATCGCGCACGTCCTGCTCCACACGCGCTCGAAGAACATCCAGCACGACCTCGACTCCACCACCGAGCGCGTCTTCAACCTGCTCACCATCAGCAAGCCGAGCTACTAG
- a CDS encoding biopolymer transporter ExbD — translation MAGELNIVPYLDIITNVMMFVLASVSVTFIASVDTTPPAIGGSKGRNDVATKALNLSAYITTQGISLKTSYGNIAPGCQGAGPGITVPGREDEVEIDEGAGKRRERKVVYDYQALTACAKQLKNARPEFKEETQVTINANPGVDYGTIIETMDALRKDGEEELFPDVHFGVSR, via the coding sequence GTGGCCGGTGAGCTCAACATCGTCCCCTACCTCGACATCATCACCAACGTGATGATGTTCGTCCTCGCCAGCGTCTCGGTCACCTTCATCGCCTCCGTCGACACCACCCCTCCCGCGATCGGCGGCAGCAAAGGCCGAAACGACGTCGCAACGAAGGCCCTGAACCTCTCCGCCTACATCACGACGCAAGGCATCTCCCTCAAAACCTCCTACGGAAACATCGCCCCAGGCTGCCAAGGCGCAGGCCCAGGCATCACCGTTCCAGGACGCGAAGACGAGGTCGAGATCGACGAAGGCGCCGGGAAAAGACGCGAACGCAAGGTCGTCTACGACTACCAAGCCCTCACCGCCTGCGCCAAACAGCTCAAAAACGCGCGCCCCGAGTTCAAAGAGGAGACGCAGGTGACCATCAACGCGAACCCCGGCGTCGACTACGGCACCATCATCGAGACGATGGACGCCCTCCGCAAAGACGGCGAAGAAGAGCTGTTCCCTGACGTGCACTTCGGAGTCTCACGATGA
- a CDS encoding ExbD/TolR family protein, whose protein sequence is MSTEENLPPDTDTEAAAPEPKRSQASGARPPQKASIVKYKAALRKSIRKNAKEPEIDFLNITAMLDLMTIILVFLLKSLASSSASIPQSQDLTLPKSVMTTDPAQEGVVVVVSKSQILVGENATPIVTLPPRAQLAQSGIDAKHKRGGPNDLYIVPLANALQHARDIDKQVRDAKGLKGPSEAIIVADHTTPYRLLIEVLYTLGQSEFGQYHLMVLTGKKP, encoded by the coding sequence ATGAGCACCGAGGAAAACCTCCCGCCCGACACCGACACCGAAGCCGCCGCCCCAGAGCCCAAACGCTCTCAGGCCTCGGGCGCACGCCCGCCCCAAAAAGCGAGCATCGTCAAGTACAAGGCCGCCCTCCGCAAGTCGATCCGCAAGAACGCCAAAGAGCCCGAGATCGACTTCCTGAACATCACCGCGATGCTCGACCTGATGACCATCATCCTGGTCTTCTTGCTGAAGAGCCTCGCGTCCTCCTCGGCCTCGATCCCGCAGTCGCAAGACCTGACCCTCCCCAAGTCCGTCATGACCACCGACCCCGCCCAGGAAGGCGTCGTCGTCGTGGTCTCGAAGTCGCAAATCCTCGTCGGCGAAAACGCCACGCCCATCGTGACGCTGCCCCCGCGCGCCCAGCTCGCGCAGTCGGGCATCGACGCCAAACACAAGCGCGGCGGCCCGAACGACCTCTACATCGTCCCCCTCGCCAACGCCCTTCAACACGCCCGCGACATCGACAAGCAGGTCCGCGACGCCAAAGGCCTCAAAGGCCCCTCCGAAGCCATCATCGTCGCCGACCACACCACGCCCTACCGCCTCCTGATCGAGGTCCTCTACACCCTCGGCCAAAGCGAATTCGGCCAGTACCACCTGATGGTCCTCACCGGCAAAAAGCCCTAG
- a CDS encoding DEAD/DEAH box helicase: MPPPITDALSTLSDRGLRRLLGARTFLRGLEYFRRRVVEDIDVQEMSASGVVRASDSEPHPVRVQLTPDGIKSQCTCPTFAKGGQHCKHVAALLISLRDQARGSQPRRDPPLPAMVPQTAHAGGEMLKRVRRRDRRRGSSPPVGPAQVSSMGGMAGSPVTLNAPPQDATAKQTGIGAWLPAEGSGSARRVEFRLHVRQGALTVTVLDAEARVPILPSTALAWQSLFPTPDRDALRVLARFESGNPRHPAVDVRSEDVAELLPVLEGQRVLLEPALMQLRFGEESLRPRFDLETVGGDTIIVKASFERPTDKRRFSLLQGGWFEGWPGWHIDTQEGIARRIDKRVSPAAMRRLLRSPTIGEPMRDLVRLIMQGLPKVALEVGAELPELSQIADVVDLPPTFRMRAGGSLVEAHVQLFAAYGDEEVAVRADGISPPVLVQPPEEGMKRARCIRVDIAAQQEAANKLIALGLKPDETGQGFVANGDNAIRFWSEGLAELPEDWDLFVPEDLVDTQVRHKPLGVFAKVTSGMDWLNVRLSFESEGMAVDRDELRRCLAEGKRYVRLEDGSFASFDPDAIRSMLDREIELLMAAGKGGKLPLSHAGRVQELLQHVNGSSVVANARELFHKLSSIDEIEATKKPRALKATLRPYQEAGLSWLKFVHDIGSGGVLADDMGLGKTVQTIALLLAVKQEEKHIKTLIVAPTSVVTNWERELGRFSPTLRVALWHGADRKEQVEAVHEAEVVITSYALLRRDEEFLSQLDLTYAILDEAQHIKNPLSATAAAAKRLKARRRLALTGTPIENRLSEIWSIFDFVSPGLLGPLDKFESRFSRPIEAGDYKTAQRLRSIIHPFILRRTKQEVARDLPEKIEMDQICDLTGDQRSMYLQVAREVRAQVMGEVERVGLAKSHIQILAGLTRLRQAACDPRLLGLPRDFTDDDSGKLVALRELISNAIEGGHKVLVFSQFVMMLKLIERAMKEDGVTYEYLDGNTKDRLERVERFQSDPTVHVFLISLKAGGTGLNLTAADTVIHFDPWWNPAVEQQATDRAHRIGQTKVVTAYRLVAAGTIEEKILQLKAKKRELVASVLSEDIGGAKKLTKSDLDELFSLD, translated from the coding sequence GTGCCGCCTCCGATCACCGACGCACTCTCCACGCTGAGCGACCGCGGCCTGCGCCGGCTGCTAGGCGCCCGCACGTTCCTCCGGGGCCTCGAGTACTTCCGACGCCGCGTCGTCGAGGACATCGACGTCCAGGAGATGAGCGCGAGCGGCGTCGTGCGCGCGAGCGACTCGGAGCCGCATCCGGTCCGCGTGCAGCTCACGCCGGATGGCATCAAGTCCCAGTGCACGTGCCCGACCTTCGCGAAGGGGGGCCAGCACTGCAAGCACGTGGCCGCGCTGCTCATCAGCTTGCGCGACCAGGCGCGCGGCTCGCAGCCGCGGCGAGATCCACCGTTGCCCGCGATGGTCCCGCAGACCGCCCATGCAGGAGGGGAAATGCTCAAGCGCGTTCGTCGTCGCGACCGTCGCCGTGGCTCGTCGCCGCCCGTCGGGCCCGCCCAGGTCTCGTCGATGGGAGGAATGGCCGGCTCACCCGTCACGCTCAATGCGCCCCCGCAGGACGCGACGGCCAAGCAGACCGGGATCGGCGCGTGGTTGCCTGCCGAGGGCAGCGGAAGCGCGCGTCGCGTGGAGTTCCGTCTGCACGTCCGTCAGGGCGCGCTCACGGTGACGGTGCTCGACGCCGAGGCGCGGGTGCCGATCCTGCCCTCGACGGCGCTCGCCTGGCAGTCCCTCTTCCCGACGCCCGATCGCGACGCCTTGCGTGTGCTCGCGCGCTTCGAGAGCGGCAACCCGCGCCACCCTGCCGTCGACGTGCGGAGCGAGGACGTCGCGGAGCTACTGCCCGTGCTCGAGGGCCAGCGCGTGCTGCTCGAGCCGGCGCTGATGCAGCTTCGTTTCGGTGAGGAGTCGCTGCGGCCGCGGTTCGATCTCGAGACCGTGGGAGGCGACACGATCATCGTCAAGGCGAGCTTCGAGCGGCCGACGGACAAGCGGCGCTTCTCGCTGTTGCAGGGCGGCTGGTTCGAGGGCTGGCCGGGCTGGCACATCGACACGCAGGAGGGCATCGCGCGTCGGATCGACAAGCGCGTCTCGCCTGCGGCCATGCGGCGGCTTCTGCGCTCGCCGACGATCGGCGAGCCCATGCGCGATCTCGTGCGCCTCATCATGCAGGGGCTGCCGAAGGTGGCGCTCGAGGTGGGCGCGGAGCTGCCGGAGCTTTCGCAGATCGCGGACGTCGTCGACCTGCCTCCGACGTTCCGGATGCGCGCGGGTGGATCGCTCGTCGAGGCGCACGTGCAGCTCTTCGCCGCGTACGGCGACGAGGAGGTCGCGGTGCGCGCGGACGGCATCTCGCCGCCGGTGCTCGTGCAGCCGCCCGAGGAGGGCATGAAGCGCGCGCGCTGCATCCGCGTCGACATCGCGGCGCAGCAGGAGGCGGCGAACAAGCTGATCGCGCTCGGCTTGAAGCCCGACGAGACGGGCCAGGGCTTCGTGGCGAACGGCGACAACGCCATCCGCTTCTGGAGCGAGGGGCTCGCGGAGCTGCCGGAGGACTGGGATCTGTTCGTGCCCGAGGATCTCGTCGACACGCAGGTGCGGCACAAGCCGCTCGGCGTGTTCGCGAAGGTGACGAGCGGCATGGACTGGCTGAACGTGCGCCTGAGCTTCGAGAGCGAGGGCATGGCCGTCGATCGCGACGAATTGCGCCGCTGCCTCGCCGAGGGCAAGCGCTACGTGCGCCTCGAGGACGGCTCGTTCGCCTCCTTCGATCCCGACGCGATCCGCAGCATGCTCGACCGCGAGATCGAGCTGCTCATGGCGGCCGGCAAGGGCGGCAAGCTGCCTCTGTCGCACGCCGGGCGCGTGCAGGAGCTTTTGCAGCACGTGAACGGCTCGAGCGTCGTGGCGAACGCGCGCGAGCTGTTCCACAAGCTGTCGTCGATCGACGAGATCGAGGCCACGAAGAAGCCTCGCGCGCTCAAGGCCACGCTGCGCCCCTACCAGGAGGCGGGTCTGTCGTGGCTCAAGTTCGTGCACGACATCGGCTCGGGTGGCGTGCTCGCCGACGACATGGGTCTCGGCAAGACGGTGCAGACGATCGCGCTCCTGCTCGCCGTGAAGCAGGAGGAGAAGCACATCAAGACACTGATCGTCGCGCCGACGAGCGTCGTGACCAACTGGGAGCGCGAGCTCGGCCGTTTCTCGCCGACGCTCCGGGTGGCGCTCTGGCACGGCGCGGATCGCAAGGAGCAGGTCGAGGCGGTGCACGAGGCCGAGGTCGTGATCACGAGCTACGCGCTCTTGCGTCGCGACGAGGAGTTCCTGTCGCAGCTCGATCTGACGTACGCGATCCTCGACGAGGCGCAGCACATCAAGAATCCGCTCTCGGCGACGGCTGCGGCGGCCAAGCGGCTGAAGGCGCGCAGGCGGCTCGCGTTGACGGGTACGCCGATCGAAAATCGCCTGAGCGAGATCTGGTCGATCTTCGACTTCGTGTCCCCGGGGCTGCTCGGGCCGCTCGACAAGTTCGAGTCGCGCTTCTCACGTCCGATCGAGGCTGGCGATTACAAGACTGCGCAGCGGCTGCGATCGATCATCCATCCCTTCATCTTGCGTCGCACGAAGCAGGAGGTGGCGAGGGATCTGCCGGAGAAGATCGAGATGGATCAGATCTGCGATCTCACGGGCGATCAGCGCTCGATGTACCTGCAGGTCGCGCGCGAGGTGCGGGCGCAGGTCATGGGCGAGGTCGAGCGTGTGGGTCTCGCGAAGAGCCACATCCAGATCCTCGCCGGGCTCACGCGGCTGCGTCAGGCGGCGTGCGATCCGCGGCTGCTCGGGCTGCCGCGTGATTTCACGGACGACGACTCGGGCAAGCTCGTCGCGCTGCGCGAGCTCATCTCGAACGCGATCGAGGGTGGGCACAAGGTGCTCGTCTTCAGTCAGTTCGTGATGATGCTGAAGCTCATCGAGCGGGCGATGAAGGAAGACGGCGTCACGTACGAGTATCTCGACGGCAACACGAAGGACCGCCTCGAGCGGGTCGAGCGGTTCCAGTCGGATCCGACGGTGCACGTGTTCCTGATCAGCCTGAAGGCCGGCGGCACGGGTCTGAACCTGACGGCGGCGGACACGGTGATTCACTTCGACCCGTGGTGGAATCCGGCGGTCGAGCAGCAGGCCACCGATCGTGCGCACCGCATCGGTCAGACCAAGGTGGTCACCGCGTACCGCCTGGTCGCTGCAGGTACCATCGAAGAGAAGATCCTCCAGCTCAAGGCCAAGAAGCGCGAGCTGGTGGCCTCGGTGCTCAGCGAGGACATCGGCGGGGCCAAGAAGCTCACGAAGAGCGATCTCGACGAACTCTTCTCGCTCGATTAG